The sequence below is a genomic window from Chloracidobacterium sp..
AACTTTCAGGAGCTTGATGGAACAACTGAATCCAACTCATATATGCGCTTCATAGGGAACGCATGACGCGCAGCCTTGTCAACCATCTTCTTGTGCGGTTCGGGACGACCACCTATGATGCAGCGTCCCACTGTCCGGCGGCTTTATCATTGGCTGGCGTGGGCGGGTCGCCGCTTGTGGACTAGCTCGGTCGTCCGGCTATTGTTTGCCTTCAGCTCTGTCATGCCCAATGACGAGAAAGGATGTTTTTCGATGACCCACGATAACTTTTCCCGGTTTGTTTTCCACAAACCGATGGTTGTTCGTTACGGCTTGGTCGGGATGTTGCTGATTGGCCTGCTAGTGCCGGCGCTCCAAACGCCGGCGGCTGTTAGCATGCAGTTTCCAACGGTGCAACCAACGGTGCAACAGCAGGAAGTCTTTGACACGATGACGACGACGCGCGTCGAGCGCATTCTGCGTTCGTTTACCGACGTGCAGTGGCGTGAGTTGGACAACAACGACTACCTCATCCAGCTCAGCGACGGGCTGAAAATACGCCTAGTCAAACGCGACAAGAGCTTGATGCTATCAGCCGCCTGGGGCGGTCAGCGTATGACGCTGAGCCGTATCAACGAGTGGAATCGGGCCAAGCGGTTCGCTAAAGCCTACCTTGATGACGAAAACGACCCCGTTCTGGAAAGTGACTATGAACTCACCGGCGGCGTGACGGAGCAAAACATCAAAGAGTGGATGAAAACCTTCGTGTACTTCGCCAAGGAGTTTCAGAAGTACATGAATGAGTAACAACTGGTGTCGGCTGTCTCTGCTGAGTGAAGGCGTCTGCTGGTTGATTGTCCATTGGTGAGCGCCTTCCGTTGGTTTTGCATCCCGGCCTGTGCCGTAAACAACCCAACGCCAATCCGATGCTTGCGCCCGACCCTGAACTACCGCCGCTCAAGTTGCTTTCGGTTGTCATCCCTGCGCGGGATGAAGCCGAATGCATTCGCTCGACGATCGAGCATTTGCACGTCGAACTGCGCCTCAACAACATCCCCCATGAGATTATTGTTGTGGACGACGGCAGTACGGACGCCACGTGGGAGGTTCTTCAGGCCGCTTGCGCCGACATTCCGACACTCCGGCCGGTGCGCAACCTTGGTGAACATGGCTTCGGCCGCGCCGTCACCTGTGGTTTCGAGCACATGAGGGGCGACGCCGTGGTGATTATGATGGCCGACGAATCGGACGACTGCCGCGATGTCGTTCGGTACTGGCGTGAACTCAATCGGGGCTACGAGTGCGTTTTTGGCAGCCGGTTCATTAAGGGTGGCGGTACGATTGACTATCCCATCGTGAAGTTGATCCTCAACCGGCTGGCGAACACCTTTTTGCGTGTGTTGTTTGGCATTCGACTCAACGATACGACAAACGCTTTCAAAGCGTACCGCCGCGAGGTCATCGAAGGTTGCCGCCCGTTCCTTTCGCCGCACTTCAACCTGACGGTTGAATTACCGCTCAAGGCGATTGTTCGGGGTTACACGTGGACGGTGGTTCCGATTACGTGGCGCAATCGGCGAACCGGTTTAGCCAAGCTCAAAATCAAGGAAATGGGCAGCCGGTACTTTTTCATTTGCTGCTACGTATGGCTGGAAAAGTACTTCAGTCGCGGCGACTATCGGCGTAAACCGAAACTGGCGGCTCAACCCTCCGCTGTAGAAACCGAGAAGGCGGTTCACTAGGACGAGCTCCCACCATGAGGCGACCAAGACGCCATCGGGGTGTGGCGTCCGGCGTCGGTCAGCCGAAGACGCACAGCACCATCCTTTTTACTTGCGCTCCCTAAACTGCTCGTAAAGCTCGGTGTGTCGGCTTGTCAACTGCGCTGGGCGGCCGTCAATGAAGGCGTACTTGACGCGCGTCCGCGGTTCGAGCAGGTCACCGTCTGCGACGACGACGTTGGCTATTTTCCCAACGTCGAGCGAACCGAGCCGGTCGCTCACCCCAAGAATCTCGGCTGGCGAAAGCGTCACGGCGCGCAGGGCCTCCTTTGGATCAAGCCCAAAAGCGGCCGCCATGCCCGCATGATACGGCAGGTCGCGCACATGCGCGCCGTTGTCACCCGTCGAAATGCAAAACTTTACGCCCGCCCGGTGCAGCTTTGCTGCGTTTTCGTAGAGTACGTCGTAGGGGTCGTCTTCACGCGCTGGCAAATCTAGGACGCCGGTGAGGATGACTGGAACCTGCTTGGCTTTGAGTTCTTCAGCGCACATCCAAGCGTCATTGCCGCCGACAATGATCGGACGCAAGCCCATGTCTTCGGCGAATGCTAAGACGGCGCGAATGTCCTGCGCTCGGTCGGCGCGAAAAAAGACCGGCGTTTCCCGGCGCAGCGTCGGGATGAGGCTCTCATACACGACATTCGTCGCCGGACGCGGAATCTTTGGGTCGGCGGCGGCGGCTTCTTTAGCGCGCAGGTAATCGGCTGCTTCTCGCAGCACTTGGCGTAGTTCTTCGACGCGCCGGTCGCGTGTGGCGATCGCTTCCGCCAAGTTGGCTGGGGGTGGCTGGCGAAACGCCCCGAACGGTCCGCCGCCACCTAGATTCAGACGCGGAAAGTTGACGACGAGGCCCAGCGACGGAACGACCGCCATTTCCTGCGGCGACGTGCCGTAGAGATTGATAAGCGCCGCTTGCCCGCAAATCACGCCACCGTCGGGCATCGTCGCCACTGTTGTAATCCCGTTGTAGCGCGTGACGCGCACATGAGCGCTGTGCGGGTTGACGGCGACCAGCGCCCGCGCGTTGGGGTTGTAGTCACCTACTTCGCCCTGATCCACCGTCGCCGCCACGGCCGGAATTTCCACCAGTCCCAGCGAAGTTGCGGCGTCAATCATCCCCGGATAAACCGTTAGACCCCGGCCGTCAATGATCTGCGCCCCGGCGGGGATCGCCGCCGGGGCACCGACGGCCGCAATCTTGCCGTCCCGAATGACCAGCGTTCCGCGTTCAATGACCTCGCCGCTGACTGTGACGAGCCGCGCATCCCGAATGGCGACCGTCGCGCGCGGCGCGATGTCCAGCTTCTGCTGTGCGGAAGCGCCTGAAACCAACCCGCCGAGGACAAGCGCCCCGATCCCGCCCCGGACGGCCCGAGGTAACCGAGCTAACCACTCCACACACATCGTCTTACTCCTTCGTCATCTGCAGACAGTTGTCGCCCAGGCGGTAGGCCGGACGCCGTCGCGCCGGGACCGGCGGCGGCGCGCCGCCCGCCTGCGGACGATTCACCTCAGCGGCTTCGAGTTCGGCGCGCTCTTTTGCCAGTTCCGCACGCCGCGCCAAGTCGGTTTGACGGTCGAAGAAGATTTCGCCGTCCACAAATGTCGTCTCGACGCGCGCATAGACGCTCAACGGATGCGCCGTCCAAATGGCCAAATCGGCGTCCTTGCCGACTTCAAGTGAACCGACGCGCCGGTCAATCCCAAGCTGGATCGCCGGATTGATGGTGATGAGCCGCAAGGCTTCGTTTTCGGTCAGGTCGCCGTACTTCATCACCCGCGCCGCCTCCATATTGAGCCGCCGCGCGCGGCCGTCGTCGTCCGAGTTGAGCGAGACGAGGACGCCGGCGCGCATCATCAGCGCCGCGTCATGCGGAATGGCGTCGTAGGCCTCCACTTTGTATGACCAGAAATCCGCAAAGGCCGACGCGCCGGCGCCGTGCTTGGCGATCTCACGCGCGACTTTGTAGCCCTCTAGCGCGTGCTGAAGCGTCCGCACCCGAAAGCCGAACTCCTCGGCCAAGTTCATCAGCATGAGAATTTCTTCGGCGCGGTAGCAGTGCGCATGAACGTACCGCTTGCCTTCTAGCACCTCGACCAGCGGCTCAAGCTGCAAGTCACGCTTGGGCGGCGGGACGTTTTCACCCCGCGCCTTGGCCGCCGCATACTCGTCCCACTGCCGCTTGTAGTCCCGTGCCCGCACGAAGGCGTCTCGAATCGTTTCCTCAACGCCCATGCGCGAGTTGGGGTAGCGCTGAGTCTGACCTGGAAAGCGGAAGTTCGATCGCTTGGGGTTCTCGCCCAGCGCGAACTTGATGCCAGGCGGGGCGTCGGGGAAGAGAAACTCCTCAATGGGCCGGCCGTACTTAATTTTGACGACCTGATTTTGTCCGCCAATAGGGTTAGCCGAGCCGTGCAACAGGTTGAGCGCCGTTACCCCGCCAGCTAGCGCGCGGTAGAGGTCAACATCGTTCGGATTGAGGACGTCGCGGATGCGACACATCGAAGTCACCGACAGCGAGCCTTCGTTGACCGCGTCAATCATCGAGTGTGAGTGGCAGTCAATGATGCCCGGCAGCACGTACTTGCCCGTGGCGTCAATGACGCGCGCGCCATCGGGAGCGGTCAGTCCCTTGCCGATTTTGGCGATTTTGCCGTTTTCAATCAGCAGGTCGCTGTTTTCGAGCGTGCCTTTCGTGACCGTCAGCAGCGTCGCATTTTTGATGAGCGTTGCTTTGGACCTCTGCTGCGCCCACAGCCCGGTCGGGCAAAACGCCACAACCAGAGCCGAGGCGAACGCCAAGCGCCGGATAAGCAAACAGAATGTCATCGCTTTCAGACTCCTTTTTCACGCAAGCTTGACGGCGGCCCGCCGCCGACGTTGGACAAGCCTTACTGCGGCGGCGCGGCGAAGTTAGAACCTTTCACCTCGGCGGAATTCGCGCGTCAGTTCGCGCGCCGGCCGAATCCCAAACCTTTCACCGAGAATCAGCGCGCCGCGGCCACGCCGGTCGTAAAGTTCTTCAATATCGGCCAAGTAGGCGTCAATGAGCGCGTGGTCAATCGCCTGCGGAAAAACGGCGTAGCCTAGGTCGCGCCATGACCGCAGCGCATCGCCGAAGGCGGCGCGTTCTGCAGTAGGCAACGCGGCAATGTACCCTTCGACATCCGCTGCAGAACGGTCTCTCCAACGCAGCGTCGCCGGGTCAAAATCCAACACCTGCGGCGTTGAAAGCGCTCCGGCCTCGGCGGCCGCCGCAAACGTGAGGGACAGCTCGGCCGCCGGGCGTCGTCTTGAAAATGCGCGTAGAAACGACCAGAACTTCATACCGTTTCGCCCGCCGGGCGCATCCAGTTACCGAGGGCGTGTTCCGGTAAAGGCGGCTGTTCCTTGGGGCGATGTCACCGAACCCTCAAGGCTGTCGCCGTTGCCGACGCCGCTAAGTTGCAGTTCGAAGCTACGCCCGCCGAAATCCACTCGTGCTGTCGCCTCCATCCGATTGCCAGTGACTTTGCCGCCGCTCAGTTCAACGTTGCCCAGCGGTCCCAGCGCCAGCGTTCCGTTTAGGTCGGTTCCGCTCTGGCGCAGCGTCAGCGTCGCCGGGAAGCTCTGCGAGCCGAACGAAACCGTCAGACTCCATGTGCCGGTGAAGTCAAAAACAGACGCCCCAGCATTTTCGGCTGCGGTGTTTGCGGGCGGCGGCGCGGCGCTGCGCTTGAAAACAAGCTCTGGTTCGGCGCGGCCGTCCACCACAAAGCCGCCGCGTAGTTCGTCGCTGTGGTATTTGCCGGTAAACGTCGCCGTTTTGGTCGCTCCGTCGCGCGGGAGGTCAGCGACGAAGCGGATGGTCGACAGCGAGGCGTCGTCATCGAGACCCAAGCGCAGCTCGCGCAACTCAAAGTCTTTGTCGCCGATCCGAGCTTTACCTTTGAGTTCCCCGTTCTCACGGGTGAACGTCAGCTTAATGTCTTTGGCTTCCCAAGCGCCGACAACTTCGACGGGGGCGATGTTTGAGCCGCGCAAGTTCATCATCACGCCGTCAATGAAGACAAAGGCCATTTTGCGCTTGGCGTCAAAGAGGTCACCCCGCACGGCAATGAGGTTGGCGACTTTACCAACTTCGAGTGTGCCAAGCCGGTCGGCCAAGCCGAAGATTTCCGCCGGCCGGATGGTCAACGCCCGCAGCGCCTCATCGGCCGGAAGTCCGTTGTCTATGGCTTTCTTGACGTTGGAAAGCGCATCGGCCGGGGCGAGTCCGCCAGTTTGGAAGGCGAAAGGCACACCGGCGGTGTGGAGCACGGCGGCCGTCTTGAGCGCCGCCACGCGCGCCCGTAGGAGCGACAGCGGTTCTGGGTCGGCTTCCGGCGAGAAAGCCGTATTCCGCTTCGGGAAGTTCAACGACAGCAGCACCGTCGCTTTGGCCGCCTTGAGGCGGTCGGCGACTTTGTCCGCTTCGCGCGCACCGGCAATGATGGGTCGCAGGTTGAATTCCTGAGCGAAGTCGAGCGCGCGAATGATTTCGCGTTCGGTATCGGCGTGAAAGACCACTGGCATCTCGCGGTTGAGCGCCGGAAGCAACGCTTCGAGCGAAGGGTCGTCGGTTGGGCGCTTCATACCGCGCGGGTTGGCGCGATAGGCCGCCCAGTGCGCTTGGTACTGTTGTGCGTCCAAAAACGCCTGCCGCACCATTGAAAAGACGCCCATTAGTGAGTTCGGATAGCGGTCGCCGGCGACAACGCGAAAGGTGATGTGTAGCGCCACTGGCGTGTGGATGACCATCTCGCGGGGGGTGTCCCCTGCCAGGGCGATGACCGCCGACCGTCCCATCACGATGCCGTCGCGCGGGATAGTAAGCGCTGTGGTGAAGCCGGCCTGCCGAGCCGGTTCTAGACCATCGCCATTAGGACGCACCAGTTCGGCGGCGAGCAGCTCCGGTTGGAAACCGGCTGGTCGGGTTGAGTTGACGAGACCGCCGACGGGGACGGCGGGCGGCGGCGCGTTAGGCGCGGCCCGGACAACGCCGGTCGGCGGCGCTGCCGGCGCGGGGGCGGCCTGAAAGCCGACGTGGCTTACGGCGTCCATCAGGCCGGGATAGACGGTGAGGCCTGTTCCATCCAGTTGGCGTGCATCAGCCGGCGGCTTGACATCCGCGCCGACGGCGACGATGAGACCGTTGCGGACAACAATTGTCCCCCGTTCGATGGGCGGCTTCGCAACGGGAATCAAGCGGGCGTTAACGATGGCGTAGGCGCGTGGGCGCGGCACATCGCCCGGTCGCTCGGATTGGGCAAACGCGGATGTTTGCAACGCGCCGCCAAGCAGCAGGCAAAGCAGAACCGGAAGCGTGGCTTTGATCATTGAACGACTACGACCTGAGCACAGGAAAACGCTTTGGGGGTGCAGTCCGCCGTCCCGTCGAAGGCTAAGACGGTGTGGGGAACACGAAGTATGGCGTAGGACTCGCCGTTCGACCAGATGGAAAACATTTTTTTACACCTGCGTCGCCCGCCTGCCCTAGGCAACGTATGCCGCCCGACAAAGGCCGCTTGCCGCGACCAAGGAGGCGTGGTGGAGAGTTGGCGGTAGTCACAGCGGCAAGTATTTCCCGATGATCGCAGCTAGCCGCCGCCGAGTTTCGGGGAAAACCAAATCCGGGCGCGTCATGATGGCGTTTTTGAGCGCCGAAGCATAGGGCGAGGTTGGGTTGTCGGCGGCCAGCCGGCGCAGCGTCCCCCGGACAATGCGCTGCGCCGTGGCGACGTTGCGGTTGAGGAAGTCAATGACCATTTCGGCTGTGACATCGGCGTGGCCTTCGTGCCAGCAATCGTAATCCGTCACCATGGCCAGCGTCGCATAGCTCATTTCGGCTTCGCGGGCGAGCTTGGCTTCCTGTAGGTTCGTCATGCCGATGACCGACATCCCCCATTGGCGATAAACGTTGGACTCGGCGCGGGTTGAGAATGCTGGGCCTTCCATGCACAGGTACGTCCCGCCCCGGTGGACCCGAACGTTGTCTAGTTCGCGGGCGGCGGCTTCGAGATAATCACATAGGAGCGAGCAAACTGGGTCAGCGAAGGTCACATGCGCCACGATGCCGTCGCCGAAGAAGGTGGATTCCTGCGTCCGCCCGCGCGTTCGGTCAAAAAACTGGTCGGGAATGACGACATCGAGCGGTTTGAGTTCTTCTTTGAGCGAGCCGACCGCGGAGATTGAGATAATGAACTCGACGCCGAGCATTTTGAGGGCGTAAATGTTGGCGCGGAACGGTAGTTCCGACGGCAGCAGTAGATGTCCGCGTCCGTGGCGCGGTAGAAACGCCACTGGTACGCCGTCAAGCCGGCCGGTGATGATCGCATCCGAGGGCTTCCCAAATGGCGTATCCATAAACAACTCTTCCGTTCCCTCAAAACCCTCCATGCGATAGAAACCACTACCGCCGATGACGGCATACTTGATGGGCGATGCAGGTAACGTGGTCATACGGGCGTCTTCGTACTCCGAACAAAAATCACGAAGTGAGTCATACGATACCACTCAGGTCGGCGGCGTCGAAGTCGGTTCATCCGCTCTGGTGAGCGGCGGCGAGCCGGCATCTTGGCACATTTTGGATCGCCGGATTGCTTATCTGGCGCGGTCGTGCGGGTTGATTCAGGGTGACTTTGCCCTAATGACGCCGGACGGCGCGGCGGTTGACGATCAACACCCTGCGCCGGATGAGTTGAACTGCTGGCCGGCGCGCTTTCTGACGGCTGTGGCGCAAGAAGACAACGCGGCATTTGTCCGGCGGTATGCAGCGACATTCGTCACAGACCCAGACGCCACGCCGCCGAAGGTCGGACTGTTTGACCGTCTGGCGGAGGTTCCGTCGTTGGCTGCCTACGACGGCGTTCTCGGCCGGTGGTTAGACGCGGCGGATATCATTCACGTCGGCGATTTGATGGCGGTGATGCGTCAACAAGGTGGGCGGCCGCTGTTGCTGACAATGGCGGATGTCCATCCGTCGCTGGCCGTTTCGCGGTGGTGTTTGGTGACGGACGCCGGTCGGCGCAAACGGTTCGAGCCGTTTTTGCGGTTGCTGCGGACACTGGGCGTCGAGGATTTTGATCCGCTCACCATGCAGTGTCGGGTGCTGGAGCTACGGGAGCGATTGCGTGAGGTCCAGCTTGAGTCCGAACGCGCCCTGTCCGCTCAGGCGACTGAGTTTGAACGCCGTCTGCACGCGGCGCTTCAGAAGAAGGACCACGAGGTAGCGGAGGTGTGGCGCGCAAAGGACGCCGAAATTGCCGATTTGAGCGCCCGGCTGGCGGAGCGGGAACAAACGCTGCATGCCAAAAGCAACGAAGTTCTGCATTTACGGCAGCGACTAGCGGAAGTGGAGCGGCAGCTTGAGGCGGCTTCCGCTGATCGCCGCCGTGTCGAGGCGCAGTGGCGACAGGTGGAGGCAGAATGCCGCCAACTGGAGCAACGACTCCAGCAAGCGGAAGCGGAACGCCGCGAGGTTGAGACGCAACTTGGAAACGTTCTCCGTTCGCGTTCGTGGCGAATCACAGCCCCACTCCGCCGTCTGTTCGGAGGGCGATGACACCGGGAGCGGCCCTGCGCCGAAAACGCGCCCTGAAACGGGCTTTGGCCGTTCACTCATCCCGGCCGTTTCGCTCGCCCCGCCGGAGCGCCAGCAGGCGCGGCAAACGCTGGGTCCCGCCGTAGCCGGGAATCAAATTGAGCCGGATTTCAGGTTGCCCAAACACGGCTGTCGGCTCGCTCACCGTGTAGTGGCACGCCATCTGAAACTCATTGCCGCCGCCTAAAGCGACACCGTTCACCGCCGCAATGACCGGCTTGGACATGCGCTCGATTTTGCCGAAGACCAGATGCGCATTGTTCGGCAGCGGCAGCGCCTCAGCGACTGTTTTGAAGTCAAGCAACTGCTTGATGTCCGCGCCA
It includes:
- a CDS encoding amidohydrolase family protein, which produces MCVEWLARLPRAVRGGIGALVLGGLVSGASAQQKLDIAPRATVAIRDARLVTVSGEVIERGTLVIRDGKIAAVGAPAAIPAGAQIIDGRGLTVYPGMIDAATSLGLVEIPAVAATVDQGEVGDYNPNARALVAVNPHSAHVRVTRYNGITTVATMPDGGVICGQAALINLYGTSPQEMAVVPSLGLVVNFPRLNLGGGGPFGAFRQPPPANLAEAIATRDRRVEELRQVLREAADYLRAKEAAAADPKIPRPATNVVYESLIPTLRRETPVFFRADRAQDIRAVLAFAEDMGLRPIIVGGNDAWMCAEELKAKQVPVILTGVLDLPAREDDPYDVLYENAAKLHRAGVKFCISTGDNGAHVRDLPYHAGMAAAFGLDPKEALRAVTLSPAEILGVSDRLGSLDVGKIANVVVADGDLLEPRTRVKYAFIDGRPAQLTSRHTELYEQFRERK
- a CDS encoding YbjN domain-containing protein, which translates into the protein MTHDNFSRFVFHKPMVVRYGLVGMLLIGLLVPALQTPAAVSMQFPTVQPTVQQQEVFDTMTTTRVERILRSFTDVQWRELDNNDYLIQLSDGLKIRLVKRDKSLMLSAAWGGQRMTLSRINEWNRAKRFAKAYLDDENDPVLESDYELTGGVTEQNIKEWMKTFVYFAKEFQKYMNE
- a CDS encoding amidohydrolase family protein, with the translated sequence MIKATLPVLLCLLLGGALQTSAFAQSERPGDVPRPRAYAIVNARLIPVAKPPIERGTIVVRNGLIVAVGADVKPPADARQLDGTGLTVYPGLMDAVSHVGFQAAPAPAAPPTGVVRAAPNAPPPAVPVGGLVNSTRPAGFQPELLAAELVRPNGDGLEPARQAGFTTALTIPRDGIVMGRSAVIALAGDTPREMVIHTPVALHITFRVVAGDRYPNSLMGVFSMVRQAFLDAQQYQAHWAAYRANPRGMKRPTDDPSLEALLPALNREMPVVFHADTEREIIRALDFAQEFNLRPIIAGAREADKVADRLKAAKATVLLSLNFPKRNTAFSPEADPEPLSLLRARVAALKTAAVLHTAGVPFAFQTGGLAPADALSNVKKAIDNGLPADEALRALTIRPAEIFGLADRLGTLEVGKVANLIAVRGDLFDAKRKMAFVFIDGVMMNLRGSNIAPVEVVGAWEAKDIKLTFTRENGELKGKARIGDKDFELRELRLGLDDDASLSTIRFVADLPRDGATKTATFTGKYHSDELRGGFVVDGRAEPELVFKRSAAPPPANTAAENAGASVFDFTGTWSLTVSFGSQSFPATLTLRQSGTDLNGTLALGPLGNVELSGGKVTGNRMEATARVDFGGRSFELQLSGVGNGDSLEGSVTSPQGTAAFTGTRPR
- a CDS encoding glycosyltransferase family 2 protein → MLAPDPELPPLKLLSVVIPARDEAECIRSTIEHLHVELRLNNIPHEIIVVDDGSTDATWEVLQAACADIPTLRPVRNLGEHGFGRAVTCGFEHMRGDAVVIMMADESDDCRDVVRYWRELNRGYECVFGSRFIKGGGTIDYPIVKLILNRLANTFLRVLFGIRLNDTTNAFKAYRREVIEGCRPFLSPHFNLTVELPLKAIVRGYTWTVVPITWRNRRTGLAKLKIKEMGSRYFFICCYVWLEKYFSRGDYRRKPKLAAQPSAVETEKAVH
- a CDS encoding amidohydrolase family protein, encoding MTFCLLIRRLAFASALVVAFCPTGLWAQQRSKATLIKNATLLTVTKGTLENSDLLIENGKIAKIGKGLTAPDGARVIDATGKYVLPGIIDCHSHSMIDAVNEGSLSVTSMCRIRDVLNPNDVDLYRALAGGVTALNLLHGSANPIGGQNQVVKIKYGRPIEEFLFPDAPPGIKFALGENPKRSNFRFPGQTQRYPNSRMGVEETIRDAFVRARDYKRQWDEYAAAKARGENVPPPKRDLQLEPLVEVLEGKRYVHAHCYRAEEILMLMNLAEEFGFRVRTLQHALEGYKVAREIAKHGAGASAFADFWSYKVEAYDAIPHDAALMMRAGVLVSLNSDDDGRARRLNMEAARVMKYGDLTENEALRLITINPAIQLGIDRRVGSLEVGKDADLAIWTAHPLSVYARVETTFVDGEIFFDRQTDLARRAELAKERAELEAAEVNRPQAGGAPPPVPARRRPAYRLGDNCLQMTKE
- the mtnP gene encoding S-methyl-5'-thioadenosine phosphorylase, with protein sequence MTTLPASPIKYAVIGGSGFYRMEGFEGTEELFMDTPFGKPSDAIITGRLDGVPVAFLPRHGRGHLLLPSELPFRANIYALKMLGVEFIISISAVGSLKEELKPLDVVIPDQFFDRTRGRTQESTFFGDGIVAHVTFADPVCSLLCDYLEAAARELDNVRVHRGGTYLCMEGPAFSTRAESNVYRQWGMSVIGMTNLQEAKLAREAEMSYATLAMVTDYDCWHEGHADVTAEMVIDFLNRNVATAQRIVRGTLRRLAADNPTSPYASALKNAIMTRPDLVFPETRRRLAAIIGKYLPL